A single region of the Drosophila takahashii strain IR98-3 E-12201 chromosome 2R, DtakHiC1v2, whole genome shotgun sequence genome encodes:
- the Oda gene encoding LOW QUALITY PROTEIN: ornithine decarboxylase antizyme (The sequence of the model RefSeq protein was modified relative to this genomic sequence to represent the inferred CDS: deleted 1 base in 1 codon) produces MTTSSDVVAQPESQNLLGDPVFSSGFVRREFNDSGIADGKLRTISTSSCATTMSSESYRISLGVGPLWWSDVPVHHRTDHDRASLLTGYSRKSSVDSAGGSLYEDSSRASSLSSSESDCSDLESQPDIHSLCSDDDCQEVLRQILQHDQPVQITIKLHVTEDQYTNWNTILNPVNNLLYVALPKDLPPAGSKQTFISLLEFAEDKLEVDGIVMVMPKDQPDRARLIEAFLFMGFEPLSRKAPQAPPAAINDNENHYFLYSIEE; encoded by the exons ATGACGACATCAAGCGATGTGGTGGCGCAGCCAGAGAGCCAGAACCTCTTGGG CGACCCAGTGTTTAGTAGTGGCTTCGTTAGAAGAGAATTTAATGACAGCGGAATTGCCGATGGCAAACTCCGCACCATCTCGACTTCGTCTTGCGCCACGACCATGTCATCGGAGTCCTACCGCATCTCTCTCGGCGTAGGGCCTCTGTGGTGGTCC GATGTCCCTGTCCACCACAGAACAGATCACGATAGGGCATCGCTCTTAACGG GCTACAGCCGCAAGTCTTCGGTCGACTCGGCTGGTGGCAGCCTGTACGAGGACAGCTCCCGGGCGTCGTCGTTGTCGTCCTCCGAGTCGGACTGCTCCGACTTGGAGTCGCAACCCGACATCCATTCGCTGTGCTCGGACGATGACTGCCAGGAAGTGCTGCGCCAGATCTTGCAGCACGACCAGCCGGTGCAGATCACCATCAAGCTGCACGTGACCGAGGACCAGTACACCAATTGGAATACGATTCTGAACCCAGTCAACAACTTGTTGTACGTCGCCCTGCCGAAGGACCTTCCGCCGGCCGGCTCCAAGCAGACCTTCATCTCGCTCCTGGAGTTCGCCGAGGATAAGCTGGAGGTGGACGGCATCGTGATGGTCATGCCCAAGGATCAGCCGGACCGGGCCCGCCTCATCGAGGCGTTCCTGTTCATGGGCTTCGAGCCCCTGTCCAGGAAGGCACCGCAGGCACCGCCGGCCGCCATCAACGACAACGAGAACCACTATTTCTTGTATAGCATCGAGGAGTAG
- the SmD3 gene encoding small nuclear ribonucleoprotein Sm D3 gives MSIGVPIKVLHEAEGHIITCETITGEVYRGKLIEAEDNMNCQMTQITVTYRDGRTANLENVYIRGSKIRFLILPDMLKNAPMFKKQTGKGLGGTAGRGKAAILRAQARGRGRGGPPGGGRGSGGPPGAPGGSGGRGAWQGGPTGGRGRGGL, from the exons ATGTCGATCGGAGTACCCATCAAAGTCCTGCACGAGGCCGAGGGCCACATAATCACTTGCGAGACCATCACCGGCGAGGTGTACCGCGGCAAGCTAATCGAGGCGGAGGACAACATGAACTGCCAGATGACACAGATCACGGTCACCTACCGCGACGGGCGCACCGCCAACCTGGAGAACGTCTACATCCGCGGCTCCAAGATCCGATTCCTCATACTGCCCGACATGCTAAAGAACGCCCCGATGTTCAAGAAGCAGACGGGCAAGGGACTGGGCGGAACGGCGGGTCGGGGCAAGGCGGCCATTCTGCGCGCACAGG CTCGTGGCAGAGGAAGAGGAGGGCCGCCGGGCGGCGGAAGAGGCAGTGGCGGACCGCCAGGAGCTCCGGGCGGCAGCGGCGGACGCGGAGCCTGGCAGGGAGGACCCACCGGCGGACGGGGACGCGGCGGCCTGTAG
- the LOC108057586 gene encoding sex-determining region Y protein: protein MLKAIIVFTTIFVAVALAMQPLEDNERNHHLNHKRQLSQHHQKLQEVRHSAKEHIKHGKEVHHLVSHVREHRKEHGKSASQRKGRQANKEQGHKKSHHQKEQHKHQDHSRKARSHSNGSKHHHKRHTGSRRH from the exons ATGTTGAAGGCG ATTATTGTTTTTACCACCATTTTCGTGGCCGTGGCTCTGGCCATGCAGCCACTGGAGGATAATGAGAGGAACCATCATCTGAACCACAAGCGCCAGTTGTCCCAGCACCACCAAAAGTTGCAGGAGGTGAGGCACTCGGCCAAGGAGCACATCAAACACGGAAAGGAGGTGCACCATTTAGTTTCCCACGTTAGGGAGCACAGAAAGGAGCATGGAAAGTCTGCCTCCCAGAGGAAGGGAAGGCAGGCCAACAAGGAGCAGGGCCACAAGAAGAGCCACCACCAGAAGGAGCAGCACAAGCACCAGGACCACTCCCGGAAAGCCCGATCCCACTCGAACGGCAGCAAGCACCACCACAAGAGGCACACGGGATCGCGTCGCCACTAG
- the LOC108057587 gene encoding pupal cuticle protein Edg-91, translated as MAKLFSIYLCLFIIGAITAAPVEEKKDAEEGDLSTADSIGYGYYAAPSPVYYGGYGGGYKYGGYSGYGGYGGYRSYGGGFYRPRIYPVWG; from the exons ATGGCAAAG ttattttcCATCTATTTGTGCCTGTTTATTATTGGAGCTATAACTGCAGCACCTGTAGAG GAGAAAAAAGATGCTGAGGAGGGTGATCTCTCCACTGCCGATTCCATTGGTTACGGATATTATGCCGCTCCATCTCCTGTTTATTACGGCGGTTATGGTGGAGGCTATAAATACGGCGGTTACTCCGGATATGGTGGCTACGGTGGATATCGCAGTTATGGAGGCGGTTTCTACCGCCCTCGCATTTACCCTGTGTGGGGTTAA